The following coding sequences lie in one Kitasatospora azatica KCTC 9699 genomic window:
- a CDS encoding DUF4331 domain-containing protein yields the protein MPRSAPSTRVARRPRTLALAAATALLTTAALAGPYLGTSQAGGHFDAPGQIADPQANFTDIYAFTSPDNPDMATVIADLQPTQLPGTTPAPVNYPFATGGARYEIHIDGHGDGHSDLTYRWTFRTEDRRLFGAGPIAIGQVRSLRDSGLLFRQYYTLERIRAGQAPEVLVKDAPAAPTQQSIGQMPDYGALRAEATTVLPGGGRSIATQTAESFQADARVFGYFILGSAGPVPGYLPAANPLAAVNVSSLILQVPKRELALNGDPGRNPVVGVWATLSRPGANLARDLRAQDAGYRQVGRLGNPHIMFGLWGSFGGIAAPGGPEDRFHARPADQDQYDQDFLNSALDPAPPHKIEAAGQFPAPAGPRTDIRALYLGGIGKNNGAKFGFDLNTQSMNADTDPNAVAWADELRLNLTTPVTANPNRFGVLDGDLQGYPNGRRPNDMIDNSLLRMLEGEPGGPSAAGLLPPPLFDLQPKPATDTFPYLNLPHALP from the coding sequence ATGCCTCGTTCCGCTCCGTCGACCCGGGTGGCCCGCCGCCCCAGAACGCTCGCCCTGGCGGCCGCCACCGCGCTGCTCACCACCGCGGCGCTGGCCGGTCCGTACCTCGGCACCAGCCAGGCCGGCGGCCACTTCGACGCGCCCGGCCAGATCGCCGACCCGCAGGCCAACTTCACCGACATCTATGCCTTCACCAGCCCGGACAACCCGGACATGGCCACCGTCATCGCCGACCTCCAGCCGACCCAGCTGCCCGGCACCACCCCCGCGCCGGTCAACTACCCCTTCGCCACCGGCGGAGCGCGCTACGAGATCCACATCGACGGCCACGGCGACGGCCACTCCGACCTCACCTACCGCTGGACCTTCCGCACCGAGGACCGGCGGCTGTTCGGCGCCGGACCGATCGCGATCGGCCAGGTCCGCTCGCTGCGCGACTCCGGCCTGCTCTTCCGCCAGTACTACACGCTGGAGCGGATCCGGGCCGGCCAGGCGCCCGAGGTGCTGGTCAAGGACGCCCCGGCGGCGCCCACCCAGCAGAGCATCGGCCAGATGCCCGACTACGGGGCGCTGCGCGCCGAGGCGACCACCGTGCTGCCGGGCGGCGGACGTTCGATCGCCACCCAGACTGCGGAGTCCTTCCAGGCCGACGCCCGGGTGTTCGGCTACTTCATCCTCGGCAGCGCGGGACCGGTGCCCGGCTACCTGCCCGCGGCCAACCCGCTGGCGGCGGTCAACGTCAGCAGCCTGATCCTGCAGGTGCCCAAGCGCGAACTCGCCCTGAACGGCGATCCCGGGCGCAATCCGGTGGTCGGGGTCTGGGCCACCCTGTCCCGGCCGGGCGCCAATCTGGCCCGCGACCTGCGTGCCCAGGACGCCGGCTACCGTCAGGTCGGGCGGCTCGGCAACCCGCACATCATGTTCGGGCTCTGGGGCAGCTTCGGCGGCATCGCCGCGCCCGGTGGCCCCGAGGACCGCTTCCACGCGCGGCCCGCCGACCAGGACCAGTACGACCAGGACTTCCTCAACTCCGCGCTCGACCCCGCCCCGCCGCACAAGATCGAGGCGGCCGGCCAGTTCCCGGCGCCGGCCGGCCCGCGCACCGACATCCGGGCGCTCTACCTCGGGGGCATCGGCAAGAACAACGGCGCCAAGTTCGGCTTCGACCTCAACACCCAGTCGATGAACGCCGACACCGACCCGAACGCGGTCGCCTGGGCCGACGAGCTGCGGCTCAACCTGACCACGCCGGTCACCGCCAACCCCAACCGCTTCGGCGTGCTCGACGGTGATCTGCAGGGCTACCCGAACGGCCGCCGCCCCAACGACATGATCGACAACTCGCTGCTGCGGATGCTGGAGGGCGAGCCGGGCGGTCCGTCCGCCGCCGGCCTGCTGCCACCGCCGCTCTTCGACCTGCAGCCGAAGCCGGCCACGGACACCTTCCCGTACCTCAACCTGCCGCACGCGCTGCCGTGA
- a CDS encoding S-adenosylmethionine:tRNA ribosyltransferase-isomerase, giving the protein MTTANTANTANTANTANTANTVSLEFTVPPELSAHAPAEARGLARDGVRLLVGRGGADQQPTAEHHAFTELPELLRAGDLLVVNNSATLPAALPARLPDGEPIALHLSSAHPDPRGAHLVELRRPVAGGATEYLPPTESPARPGLRLTLPAGGEAVLTEPRTARLWYARLALPAPPTAYLARHGKAIRYGYVDRDWPISAYQTVFAAEPGSSEMPSAARPFTAALVSALVARGILLAPITLHTGVASPELHEAPYPERFTVPEPTARLVDHVRSTGGRVIAVGTTAVRALESAVGPDGRAQAAEGWTDLVMTPERGVRLVDGLLTGWHEPRASHLLMLEAIAGRPLLELCYREALTHRYLWHEFGDVNLLLPE; this is encoded by the coding sequence ATGACTACTGCGAACACCGCGAACACCGCGAACACCGCGAACACCGCGAACACCGCGAACACCGTGAGCCTCGAGTTCACCGTGCCACCCGAGCTCTCCGCCCACGCCCCCGCCGAGGCGCGCGGGCTGGCCCGGGACGGGGTGCGGCTGCTGGTCGGCCGCGGGGGAGCCGACCAGCAGCCCACCGCCGAGCACCACGCCTTCACCGAGCTGCCCGAGCTGCTGCGCGCGGGCGACCTGCTGGTGGTCAACAACTCGGCCACCCTGCCGGCCGCGCTGCCCGCGCGGCTGCCGGACGGCGAGCCGATCGCCCTGCACCTCTCCTCGGCCCACCCCGATCCTCGCGGCGCCCACCTGGTCGAGCTGCGCCGCCCGGTCGCCGGCGGTGCCACCGAGTACCTGCCGCCCACCGAGTCCCCGGCTCGTCCGGGCCTGCGCCTGACCCTCCCCGCCGGCGGCGAGGCCGTCCTCACCGAGCCCCGCACCGCCCGCCTCTGGTACGCCCGGCTCGCGCTGCCCGCGCCGCCGACCGCCTACCTGGCCCGCCACGGCAAGGCCATCCGGTACGGCTACGTGGACCGCGACTGGCCGATCTCGGCCTACCAGACGGTCTTCGCCGCCGAGCCCGGCAGCAGCGAAATGCCCAGCGCCGCCCGGCCGTTCACGGCGGCCCTGGTCAGTGCCCTGGTCGCGCGGGGGATCCTGCTGGCCCCGATCACCTTGCACACCGGCGTCGCCTCCCCGGAGTTGCACGAGGCGCCGTATCCGGAGCGGTTCACCGTCCCGGAGCCCACGGCCCGGCTGGTGGACCATGTCCGGTCCACCGGCGGGCGGGTGATCGCGGTCGGCACCACGGCGGTTCGGGCGCTGGAGTCGGCCGTCGGGCCGGACGGTCGTGCGCAGGCCGCCGAGGGCTGGACCGACCTGGTGATGACCCCCGAGCGCGGCGTCCGGCTGGTCGACGGTCTGCTCACCGGCTGGCACGAGCCGCGAGCCTCGCACCTGCTGATGCTGGAGGCGATCGCGGGGCGTCCGCTGCTCGAGCTGTGCTACCGCGAGGCGTTGACGCACCGTTACCTCTGGCACGAGTTCGGGGACGTCAACCTGCTGCTTCCCGAGTGA
- a CDS encoding tetratricopeptide repeat protein, producing the protein MTVDLPEAEAEAGAGAEAEAEAEAEAGPGPAQGRRLRWLARVAGAGALVLACAGGLLALGPAAPTAGPGPGAGQAVPAPPGDPLAAARAAVRDRPQDPYAWEQLGLADLDRARLTLDAARLADADQAFQRSLVLKPQGNYGALVGTGMLANARHEFAAARTAGERATALAPDRPTGYLVLADAEIQLGDYPAATAATQRLLDLAPTVPGYTRAAYDLETHGRAEEAEIALRRALDSAESAGDSAFCEHRLGDLAWDHGRLEEAGDHYRRALAQAPDDYYAQAGLARVLAATGRPDQAAEHYRELVAHAPTPQFLLELTELQLSRNQDASPQLTALAAEVRLLDASGGPVDPVLMLYQADHADPSVAVRLLREEWARRKSVLVADALGWALHRSGQDVEALDLLHLAAATNWHTPLFAYHRGTVEAALHRPEAVADLREALALNPHFSPFDVPLTERLLGELGAAPQG; encoded by the coding sequence GTGACGGTTGACCTGCCCGAAGCCGAAGCCGAAGCCGGAGCCGGAGCCGAAGCCGAAGCCGAAGCCGAAGCCGAAGCCGGGCCCGGACCCGCACAGGGGCGCCGCCTGCGGTGGCTCGCCCGGGTCGCGGGGGCCGGGGCGCTGGTGCTCGCCTGCGCGGGCGGGCTGCTCGCGCTCGGGCCCGCCGCGCCCACGGCCGGCCCCGGCCCCGGGGCCGGGCAGGCCGTCCCCGCGCCCCCGGGCGACCCGCTGGCGGCGGCCCGGGCCGCCGTCCGGGACCGTCCGCAGGACCCGTACGCCTGGGAGCAGTTGGGCCTGGCCGACCTCGACCGGGCCCGCCTCACCCTGGACGCCGCCCGGCTGGCCGACGCCGACCAGGCCTTCCAGCGCTCGCTCGTCCTCAAGCCGCAGGGCAACTACGGTGCACTGGTGGGCACCGGCATGCTCGCCAACGCCCGCCACGAGTTCGCCGCCGCCCGCACCGCCGGAGAGCGCGCCACCGCGCTGGCCCCCGACCGTCCGACCGGCTACCTGGTGCTCGCGGACGCCGAGATCCAGCTCGGCGACTACCCCGCGGCCACCGCCGCCACCCAGCGTCTGCTCGACCTGGCCCCGACCGTGCCCGGCTACACCCGCGCGGCGTACGACCTGGAGACCCACGGGCGCGCCGAGGAGGCGGAGATCGCGCTGCGACGCGCCCTGGACAGCGCCGAATCCGCCGGCGACAGCGCCTTCTGCGAGCACCGCCTCGGCGACCTCGCCTGGGACCACGGCCGGCTGGAGGAGGCCGGCGACCACTACCGACGCGCCCTGGCCCAGGCGCCCGACGACTACTACGCCCAGGCCGGCCTGGCCCGGGTCCTCGCCGCCACCGGCCGTCCGGACCAGGCAGCGGAGCACTACCGCGAGCTGGTCGCGCACGCACCCACACCGCAGTTCCTACTGGAACTGACCGAGTTGCAGCTCTCCCGCAACCAGGACGCGAGCCCCCAGCTGACCGCACTCGCCGCCGAGGTACGCCTGCTGGACGCCTCCGGCGGACCGGTCGACCCGGTCCTGATGCTCTATCAGGCCGACCACGCCGACCCGTCCGTCGCCGTCCGGCTGCTCCGCGAGGAGTGGGCCCGCCGCAAGAGCGTCCTGGTCGCCGACGCCCTCGGCTGGGCCCTGCACCGCTCCGGGCAGGACGTGGAGGCGCTGGACCTGCTCCACCTGGCCGCCGCCACCAACTGGCACACCCCCCTCTTCGCCTACCACCGGGGCACCGTCGAAGCCGCCCTGCACCGGCCCGAGGCCGTGGCCGACCTCCGCGAGGCACTCGCCCTCAACCCGCACTTCTCCCCGTTCGACGTCCCACTGACTGAGCGCTTGCTCGGCGAACTGGGCGCCGCCCCTCAGGGGTGA
- a CDS encoding SDR family oxidoreductase: MNSTVNSTPNPSAPNTASLNSASLNSASPNAASPSAASPSTPVAVITGASRGLGLELARALARDGWQLVITARDPGALAAAEAELSPYTKIAALPGSVVDDDHRAELADAAAQLGGATLLVNNASTLAGYDLAGGPMPSLAEFPLPGLLETFEVNVLAPIALTQLVLPQLRARGGAVINLSSDAAVEPYAGWGGYGAAKAALDHASAILAREEPELRVWAVDPGDMRTRMHQEAFPGEDISDRPLPVTVVPAFRVLLRDRPASGRYAAAELTADQGV; encoded by the coding sequence ATGAACAGCACCGTGAACTCCACCCCGAACCCGTCCGCGCCGAACACCGCATCCCTGAACAGCGCATCCCTGAACAGCGCATCCCCGAACGCCGCATCCCCGAGCGCCGCATCCCCCAGCACCCCCGTGGCCGTGATCACCGGCGCCTCGCGCGGCCTCGGGCTCGAGCTGGCACGCGCCCTCGCCCGGGACGGCTGGCAGCTGGTGATCACCGCCCGTGACCCCGGCGCACTCGCAGCCGCCGAGGCCGAGCTGAGCCCGTACACCAAGATCGCGGCGCTCCCCGGCTCGGTCGTCGACGACGACCACCGCGCCGAACTCGCGGACGCCGCCGCCCAGCTCGGCGGCGCCACGCTGCTCGTCAACAACGCCTCCACCCTGGCCGGCTACGACCTCGCGGGCGGGCCGATGCCGAGCCTGGCCGAGTTCCCGTTGCCCGGTCTGCTGGAGACCTTCGAGGTCAACGTCCTCGCGCCGATCGCCCTCACCCAGCTGGTGCTGCCACAGCTGCGGGCGCGCGGCGGCGCGGTGATCAACCTCAGCTCGGACGCCGCCGTGGAGCCGTACGCCGGCTGGGGTGGCTACGGCGCAGCGAAGGCGGCACTCGACCACGCCTCGGCGATCCTGGCCCGGGAAGAGCCGGAGCTGCGGGTCTGGGCCGTCGACCCGGGGGACATGCGCACCCGGATGCACCAGGAGGCGTTCCCGGGCGAGGACATCTCCGACCGTCCGCTGCCGGTCACCGTGGTGCCCGCCTTCCGGGTACTGCTGCGGGACCGACCGGCCTCCGGACGCTACGCGGCCGCCGAGTTGACCGCCGACCAGGGTGTCTGA